A single region of the Melospiza georgiana isolate bMelGeo1 chromosome 7, bMelGeo1.pri, whole genome shotgun sequence genome encodes:
- the TMEM169 gene encoding transmembrane protein 169: MPGEVTESSSGMEETVQKDSKSGGQSPRCGTMRRAVATTVTFDGEATMDRRKKKKKESRPESIIVYRSEHDNKVEEEQADEEGGEKSSEEGSKFLGQSMTDGVWNMPLDSRYVTLTGTITRGKKKGQMVDIHVTLTDKELQELAKSKEPPKEDVPEKKKKCDVGLDRGPHIVLWTIICLPVIFVVSFVVSFYYGTITWYNIFLVYNEERTFWHKITFCPFLIISYPIIIMVVSFSLGLYSAVAQVAWSFGYWWHAVRDMEKGFCGWLCSKLGLEDCSPYSIVELLDSDNISGSLSGKSSAQGVDTSAV, encoded by the exons ATGCCAGGTGAGGTGACTGAGAGCAGCAGCGGGATGGAGGAGACTGTGCAGAAAGACAGCAAGTCTGGAGGCCAGAGCCCTCGCTGTGGAACAATGAGAAGGGCTGTGGCAACCACTGTCACCTTTGATGGGGAAGCCACTATGGACCgcaggaaaaagaagaagaaagagtccCGGCCCGAGTCAATAATCGTGTATCGGTCCGAGCATGACAATAAGGTGGAAGAAGAACAGGCAGATGAAGAAGGAGGGGAGAAGAGCTCTGAGGAAGGCTCCAAGTTCCTGGGTCAGTCTATGACAGATG GTGTCTGGAACATGCCTTTAGACAGCCGCTATGTCACCTTGACTGGAACAATCACCAGGGGCAAGAAGAAGGGTCAGATGGTGGACATCCATGTCACCCTAACAGATaaagagctgcaggaactggCTAAGTCAAAGGAACCTCCTAAAGAAGATGTACctgagaagaagaagaaatgtgaTGTGGGGCTAGACAGAGGACCTCACATTGTCCTCTGGACCATCATCTGCCTCCCCGTCATTTTTGTAGTGTCCTTCGTGGTTTCATTCTACTATGGAACCATTACATGGTACAACATCTTCTTGGTGTATAATGAAGAGAGGACCTTCTGGCACAAAATCACCTTTTGTCCCTTTTTGATTATCTCCTACCCAATTATAATTATGGTTGTTTCTTTCTCCCTAGGCCTGTATTCAGCTGTAGCCCAGGTAGCATGGTCCTTTGGGTACTGGTGGCACGCTGTCAGGGATATGGAGAAAGGATTCTgtggctggctctgcagcaagcTGGGCTTGGAAGATTGTTCTCCATACAGCATTGTTGAGCTACTTGATTCTGACAATATCTCAGGTAGTCTCTCTGGCAAGAGCTCTGCACAGGGGGTTGACACCTCAGCAGTCTGA